Proteins from a genomic interval of Callospermophilus lateralis isolate mCalLat2 chromosome 1, mCalLat2.hap1, whole genome shotgun sequence:
- the LOC143410984 gene encoding olfactory receptor 7G2-like: MDARNHTAVSEFLLLGLTEDPALQPLIFSLFLSMYLVTILGNLLTILVVSSDPHLHTPMYFFLCSLSINDISLSTTITPKMLVNILRQDQSISYTGCLSQVYFVLEFVGMENYLLAVMAYDRYVAICRPLRYTVIMNPCLCVLLLLFSLFLSTVDALLHSLMILRLSFCTDLKIPHFFCELAPIIKLACSDTFIENILIYISLCIFAGVPLSGIIFSYISIVSSVLRIPSSEGKHKAFSTCGSHLCVVSLFYGTGFGVYVSSSLTDSPRKTAVASVMYTLVPQMLNPFIYSLRNRDLKEAFRKFL, encoded by the coding sequence ATGGACGCTAGAAACCACACAGCTGTCTCAGAATTCCTTCTCCTGGGACTGACAGAGGACCCAGCCCTGCAGCCCCTCATCTTCAGcctgttcctgtccatgtaccTGGTCACCATCCTGGGAAACCTGCTCACCATCCTGGTGGTCAGCTCTGACCCccacctccacacccccatgtacttcttcctctgcAGCCTGTCTATTAATGACATCTCCTTAAGCACAACCATCACCCCCAAGATGTTGGTGaacatcctgagacaggatcagaGCATCTCCTACACGGGATGCCTCTCCCAGGTCTACTTTGTATTAGAGTTTGTTGGTATGGAGAATTATCTCCTTGCagtgatggcctatgaccgctatgtggccatctgccgTCCACTCAGGTACACAGTCATCATGAACCCCTGCCTGTGTGTCCTGCTTTTGTTGTTTTCCTTATTCCTCAGCACTGTGGACGCCCTGCTGCACAGTCTGATGATCCTACGGCTGTCCTTCTGCACAGACTTAAAGATCCCCCACTTCTTCTGTGAACTTGCTCCTATCATCAAGCTGGCCTGTTCTGACACCTTCATTGAGAACATCTTGATTTATATTTCACTTTGCATCTTTGCTGGTGTTCCTCTCTCTGGGATCATTTTCTCTTACATTTCCATTGTGTCCTCTGTCTTGAGAATTCCATCATCAGAAGGAAAGCACAAAGCCTTTTCCACCTGTGGGTCTCACCTGTGTGTTGTCTCCTTGTTCTATGGGACAGGATTTGGGGTGTACGTTAGCTCTTCATTAACTGACTCCCCCAGGAAGACTGCAGTGGCTTCAGTGATGTACACTCTGGTCCCTCAGatgctgaaccccttcatctacagcctgaggaacagggacctgaagGAGGCCTTCAGAAAATTCCTTTGA
- the LOC143410998 gene encoding olfactory receptor 7G2-like, with product MKARNMSVSSEFLLLGLTEDPALQPLIFSLFLCMYLVTILGNLLIILAISSDPHLHTPMYFFLSNLSLADICISTTTIPQMLVNIQRKSKTISYTGCLSQVCFVLIFAGSENFLLAAMAYDRYAAICHPLRYTAIMNPRLCVLLVLVSVSISTVDALLHSLMLLRLSFCSDLEIPHFFCELDQVITLACSDTLVNNLLVYVTAGIFAGVPLSGIIFSYLHIGSSVLRMPSPGGVYKAFFTCGSHLSVVCLFYGTIFGVYISSAVTDSQRKAAVASVMYSVVPQMLNPFIYSLRNRDMKGALRKLLGGVTSLL from the coding sequence ATGAAAGCCAGAAACATGTCCGTTTCCTCAGAATTCCTTCTCCTGGGACTCACAGAGGACCCAGCCCTGCAGCCCCTCATCTTCAGCCTATTCCTGTGCATGTACCTGGTCACCATCCTGgggaacctgctcatcatcctggccATCAGCTCTGACCCccacctccacacccccatgtacttcttcctctccaacctgtccttggCCGACATCTGCATCAGCACAACCACGATCCCCCAGATGCTGGTGAACATCCAGAGAAAGAGCAAGACCATCAGTTACACAGGCTGCCTCAGCCAGGTCTGCTTTGTCCTGATTTTTGCTGGATCGGAGAACTTTCTCCTTGCAGCAATGGCTTATGACCGTTATGCCGCCATCTGCCATCCACTCAGGTACACCGCCATCATGAACCCCCGCCTGTGTGTCCTGCTggttctggtctccgtgtccatcaGCACCGTGGACGCCCTGCTGCACAGTCTGAtgctgctgaggctgtccttctgCTCAGACCTGGAGATCCCCCACTTCTTCTGTGAACTTGATCAGGTCATCACACTGGCCTGTTCTGACACCCTCGTCAATAACCTCCTGGTATATGTCACAGCTGGGATATTTGCTGGTGTCCCCCTCTCTGGAATCATCTTCTCTTACCTTCACATTGGGTCCTCTGTCTTGAGAATGCCATCACCAGGAGGAGTGTACAAAGCCTTtttcacctgtggctctcaccTGTCTGTGGTCTGCTTGTTCTATGGGACAATCTTTGGGGTGTACATTAGCTCTGCAGTGACTGACTCCCAGAGAAAAGCTGCAGTGGCCTCAGTGATGTACTCTGTGGTCCCTCAGATGCTGAACCCCTTtatctacagcctgaggaacaggGACATGAAGGGGGCCTTGAGGAAGCTCCTGGGTGGGGTCACTTCTCTTCTGTGA